Proteins encoded in a region of the Longimicrobium sp. genome:
- a CDS encoding FAD-dependent monooxygenase encodes MTDETRPIIIAGGGIGGLSAAIALRRAGFEAQVFERAPELREVGAGISLWPNATRQLRRWGVLNDVVRRGFVFQHGAIRSRNGRVLLRMRFGGQDAPSVLIHRAALHSALADALPPWAVTTGATAEDFTDEGDHVRVRFAGLGEVEGAALVGADGLRSAVRRRLLGDGEPVYRGYPVWRGVAEGAFPGAGELTESLGAGLRFGIVPIGEGRVAWWATANEPEGTDDGDAGAKAKLLRLFGGWHAPIPQLLEATPAEAILKNDSYDRTPVRGWSRGRVTLLGDAAHPTTPNMGQGGCMAIEDGAVLADALVRNPEIPHALRDFERRRFRRVAGIVRQSLQYGQVAQWERPAAVRLRDALFRLTPDAVTALAMRRTFAFDV; translated from the coding sequence ATGACCGACGAGACGAGACCCATCATCATCGCGGGCGGCGGGATCGGGGGGCTGTCGGCGGCGATCGCGTTGCGGAGGGCCGGGTTCGAGGCGCAGGTGTTCGAGAGGGCGCCCGAGCTGCGCGAGGTGGGCGCCGGCATCAGCCTGTGGCCCAACGCCACGCGGCAGCTCCGCCGCTGGGGGGTGCTGAACGACGTGGTGCGGCGCGGCTTCGTCTTCCAGCACGGCGCCATCCGCTCTCGGAATGGGCGCGTGCTGCTGCGAATGAGGTTCGGCGGGCAGGATGCGCCCAGCGTGCTGATCCACCGCGCCGCACTCCACTCCGCCCTCGCCGATGCGCTCCCCCCGTGGGCGGTGACCACCGGCGCGACCGCGGAGGACTTCACCGACGAGGGCGACCACGTGCGGGTGCGCTTCGCCGGCCTCGGCGAGGTGGAGGGCGCGGCGCTGGTGGGCGCGGACGGGCTGCGCTCCGCCGTGCGCCGCCGGCTGCTGGGCGACGGCGAGCCGGTGTACCGCGGCTACCCGGTCTGGCGCGGCGTGGCCGAAGGCGCCTTCCCCGGCGCCGGAGAGCTGACTGAATCGCTGGGAGCCGGGCTGCGCTTCGGGATCGTGCCGATCGGCGAGGGGCGCGTGGCGTGGTGGGCGACGGCCAACGAGCCGGAGGGGACGGACGATGGCGACGCGGGCGCGAAGGCGAAGCTCCTCCGCCTCTTTGGCGGATGGCACGCGCCGATCCCGCAGCTGCTGGAGGCGACGCCCGCGGAGGCCATCCTCAAGAACGACAGCTACGACCGTACGCCGGTGCGCGGGTGGAGCCGCGGGCGGGTGACGCTGCTGGGCGACGCGGCGCACCCCACGACGCCCAACATGGGGCAGGGCGGGTGCATGGCGATCGAGGACGGCGCGGTGCTCGCCGACGCCCTCGTGCGCAATCCTGAGATCCCGCACGCCCTGCGCGACTTCGAGCGGCGCCGCTTCCGACGCGTGGCGGGGATCGTTCGGCAGTCACTTCAGTACGGGCAGGTGGCGCAGTGGGAGCGCCCGGCCGCGGTGCGCCTCCGCGACGCGCTCTTCCGCCTCACGCCGGACGCCGTCACGGCGCTCGCCATGCGGCGGACCTTTGCGTTCGACGTGTAG
- a CDS encoding DoxX family protein, which produces MHRFEELTLALLRVVAGLMFLQHGAQELFGWLKAPDAPPGTVELLSQMGVAGVLEFFGGMLMVLGLITRPVAFILAGQMAVAYL; this is translated from the coding sequence ATGCACCGCTTCGAGGAACTGACGCTCGCGCTGCTGCGCGTCGTGGCGGGGCTGATGTTCTTGCAGCACGGAGCGCAGGAGCTGTTCGGCTGGCTCAAGGCGCCCGATGCGCCTCCGGGCACGGTCGAGCTGCTCTCGCAGATGGGTGTGGCGGGGGTGCTGGAGTTCTTTGGCGGGATGCTGATGGTGCTGGGGCTCATTACGCGCCCCGTGGCCTTCATCCTGGCCGGCCAGATGGCGGTGGCGTACTTATAG